In Elaeis guineensis isolate ETL-2024a chromosome 1, EG11, whole genome shotgun sequence, a genomic segment contains:
- the LOC105038211 gene encoding fructose-bisphosphate aldolase 1, cytoplasmic — MSAYCGKYRDELIANAAYIGTPGKGILAADESTGTIGKRLASINVENVEANRRALRELLFCTPGALQYLSGVILFEETLYQKTAAGKPFVEVLKEGGVLPGIKVDKGTVELAGTNGETTTQGHDDLGKRCAKYYEAGARFAKWRAVLKIGPTEPSQLAINENANGLARYAIICQENGLVPIVEPEILVDGPHDINRCAEVTERVLAACYKALNDHHVLLEGSLLKPNMVTPGSDSKKVSPEVVAEYTVRTLLRTVPAAVPAIVFLSGGQSEEEATLNLNAMNQLKGKKPWSLSFSFGRALQQSTLKTWAGKEENVEKARAAFLSRCKANSEATLGAYKGDAAKGEGVSESLHVKDYKY, encoded by the exons ATGTCTGCTTATTGTGGAAAATATCGCG ATGAACTTATTGCCAATGCAGCTTACATTGGCACCCCTGGTAAGGGGATTCTCGCAGCTGACGAGTCCACTGGCACCATTGGCAAGCGTCTTGCGAGCATCAATGTGGAGAATGTCGAAGCCAATCGCCGTGCTCTACGGGAGCTCCTTTTCTGCACACCAGGTGCTCTGCAGTACCTCAGCGGCGTCATCCTTTTTGAAGAGACCCTCTACCAGAAGACAGCTGCAGGAAAACCATTTGTTGAAGTCCTCAAGGAAGGTGGGGTCCTCCCTGGCATCAAGGTGGACAAAGGTACCGTTGAGCTCGCTGGTACCAATGGCGAGACCACGACACAAGGCCATGATGATCTTGGCAAGCGCTGTGCCAAGTATTATGAAGCAGGGGCTCGTTTTGCCAAGTGGCGTGCTGTCCTGAAGATTGGCCCAACCGAGCCATCCCAGCTTGCAATCAATGAGAATGCTAACGGGTTGGCTCGGTATGCCATCATCTGCCAGGAGAATGGCCTTGTTCCGATTGTGGAGCCTGAGATCCTTGTTGATGGCCCTCATGATATCAACCGCTGCGCTGAGGTGACGGAGCGGGTGCTTGCTGCTTGTTACAAGGCATTGAATGATCACCATGTTCTCTTGGAAGGAAGTCTCTTGAAGCCAAACATGGTGACTCCTGGGTCGGACTCGAAGAAGGTTTCTCCAGAGGTGGTGGCCGAGTACACTGTCCGTACTCTCCTAAGAACTGTACCAGCAGCTGTTCCAGCCATCGTTTTCCTTTCCGGTGGTCAAAGTGAGGAGGAAGCGACTTTGAACCTGAATGCGATGAACCAGCTCAAGGGGAAGAAGCCATGGTCACTGTCTTTCTCATTTGGCCGTGCATTGCAGCAGAGCACTCTCAAGACATGGGCAGGAAAAGAGGAGAATGTTGAGAAGGCGAGGGCTGCTTTCCTCTCTAGGTGCAAGGCGAATTCAGAGGCCACCCTAGGGGCATACAAGGGAGATGCTGCTAAGGGAGAGGGTGTGTCAGAGAGCCTCCATGTCAAGGACTACAAGTACTGA
- the LOC105038212 gene encoding stress-response A/B barrel domain-containing protein At5g22580 yields the protein MGDFKHLVLVKFKDGVLVEKLMEGMQNLVAEMDTVKSFEWGRNVLSEDTITQGFTHVFLLTFRSPNDLVTYTNHPSHLEYAEKFTAAIDKVLLFDFPPILVKPSA from the exons ATGGGAGACTTCAAGCATTTGGTTCTGGTGAAGTTCAAGGATGGCGTCCTAGTGGAGAAGCTGATGGAAGGGATGCAAAATCTCGTTGCTGAAATGGACACGGTTAAATCATTTGAATG GGGACGGAATGTGCTGAGCGAGGACACGATAACGCAAGGCTTCACTCACGTGTTCTTGTTGACATTTAGAAGTCCTAATGACCTGGTCACTTATACCAACCATCCCAGCCACCTCGAGTACGCAGAAAAGTTCACTGCAGCCATCGATAAAGTCTTGTTATTTGATTTTCCACCAATTCTCGTCAAGCCTTCAGCTTGA